Part of the Bacteroidota bacterium genome is shown below.
TTTGGAGCAGTTATCGATACGCGGCTTTACACGTTGGGTTGATGTTCACGGGCAAGGCACTGAAAAAGGCGAGCCGCATTTGGGAACTCACATCTGGCCCAGCTTGAATGCAGTAGTGCTTGCGGTTATTGATGATAGTAAAGTTGAACCTTTGCTCGATAAAGTTCGTGAAATAAATAAAGAAGCCGAAGAAGAAGGAATACACGCCTACGTGTGGAATGTGGAAAAGGTGGT
Proteins encoded:
- a CDS encoding P-II family nitrogen regulator, which codes for MKAVMIVYNHGITEEVDEALEQLSIRGFTRWVDVHGQGTEKGEPHLGTHIWPSLNAVVLAVIDDSKVEPLLDKVREINKEAEEEGIHAYVWNVEKVV